Part of the Drosophila santomea strain STO CAGO 1482 chromosome 2L, Prin_Dsan_1.1, whole genome shotgun sequence genome is shown below.
TGTTAATTGCAGTTTCTAGCTGCTGGGGCCATCGGCTGGATTGCTTACAATGCGGACACGGAGACGGAAGAGTTCGTTATAGCTGCCTACATCGCGTGCTCAATCATCCTGGTTTTCGCTCTGCTGGGAATTTTCGCGGCCATCCGGGAATCGGTGGTGCTGACAGCAACGGTAAGGCAATTCAAATCGGTAACTGTTTTTGAAGTTAATCTGTTTGCCCATCATCCTTAGAGTGCCGTCTTCCTGCTGATCCTGGCCATACCGCAGATCGTGAGCACATGCCTGTTCCTCCACGAGTTCGACGTGAAGAGCGGCCGGGACATGGTGAAGGTGGCATGGCAGGCAAACAACATGGATGCCTTGCAGCAGAAGCACGAGTGCTGCGGCCAGAGCAGCGCCCAGGACTACATCCACCTCAGCCAGCTGATCCCGCCCAGCTGCTACGCGGATCTGCAGCAGACCCCCGACCACCTCTATCTGGATGGGTGCATCGAAAAGGTGCAGAGCTTCTACGAAAGCGACAAGCTGCGCTTCATCATCGTGTCCTGGATTCTAGTGGCCTTCGAGGTGGGTTTTTCTCTAGCCCAGCtgcaatttatatatatttcatatattttttattacccGACTTCTTTTCAGTTAATCTGCTGCGCCTTGGCCGTAGTTCTGGCCATTAGTTTTAAGAACAAGCAGCGGCGGATGGAGTTCTAGGCCTTCTTCAGTAATCTCGAGCTATCCAACAGTACAAACTCGAAATCGGAGTCTCGCTGATATTTCATAACCAAACGCAATGGACAGTCATAATTTATTCACTCCTACCTTAAAGTAGCCTGTAATTTAAGTACATAATTATAGTGCAATTACCCATTATATTTATCATAATAAATGTGTCACTTTGTTTGTATGTATGCTCATCCCGCTGAATATATTAAGCATGCGACCCGTAGTCCCAACGAACTTCGGATGGCCGAAACCTGTGGCCAAATAACTTGTTGATTGTCGCGTAATGGCACCTTTAGAATCTGTAGGGTTCAGTTAAGTGTGCTGCGCATAAATCGCCCAATGATGTAAAGGACATCTACTCCGGTGAGTGGACTTTTGTGGTTCCATTCAATTCCTAAATAAAGAGAAGGCCGTGAAAGCTTTAGCCGCTGTGACATCATACCACCCACAAGAATCCACGATAAAACCACAAAATTCAGCAGCAATGATGATGTATATACAGTCAGCGAAAAAATTGGTAAAGAAAGAAGGTTTTGTGAATGAAAAATAGATCTTGAATAGTAAGTAGTAGAATAACATCGGATATTCCCAATCTTTATATTTGGACTGTATGCTAAATGTATTTTCTAAGTTTATTTTCCAagtaaatcaaataattttgTAGAATTGTATGTCCGTGAGTCACGGACATAT
Proteins encoded:
- the LOC120458490 gene encoding protein late bloomer, with product MGCATTSVKITSIVLNAVLGFLAAGAIGWIAYNADTETEEFVIAAYIACSIILVFALLGIFAAIRESVVLTATSAVFLLILAIPQIVSTCLFLHEFDVKSGRDMVKVAWQANNMDALQQKHECCGQSSAQDYIHLSQLIPPSCYADLQQTPDHLYLDGCIEKVQSFYESDKLRFIIVSWILVAFELICCALAVVLAISFKNKQRRMEF